A stretch of DNA from Thermoplasmata archaeon:
GGATATAATATGAAAATCTTCAAAAAAATAAAAATGGAAGAAGCTATTTTGATAGAAAGAGTTGTTATGTTAGTTTTGTCAGCTGTTTCTTTTGCCCCTAATTCTTATGCAAGCAAATCTCTTACTTCTGTGCCAAATTATAATATTTCAACGGACATTAGCTCTAATTCAAATGTAAGTAATATATACAATAATTTTAACACTTCTCTTAACAATAATATAAACGCAACTATAAATATAGCAAAGCAGCATAATCTACCTTTTTATGTAGGAAATCTTACAACAAAGATTAAATCATCATTCAATGCGTTTTTGGCTATTGAGAATATATTAGGTAATACCAGTCTATATAACGATTTTTCGTGGGGAATAGAGCATATTTTTACTGATAATATAACTTTTGCAGAGTTCAGTATTACTTTCATCAATGGAAAAAATGAAACTATGTATACCTGGCAAGCGAATGAAAGTAAACCGTTTATATTAGAATTAAGCGTAAAGATTCTTCCAGTAAACCCAATAGAAACAACTATGACAACATACAATTGGTCTGGTTATGAAGTTTATGACCTTGATAATGAAGTAACTGCGGTATGTAGCCCTATTACTGTGCCAAAGATGCAACTTGCCAATTTAAGTCAGCAGTGGGGGTCTTGCGGAGGTGATGCTACTGGAGCTTGGG
This window harbors:
- a CDS encoding G1 family glutamic endopeptidase, with product MKIFKKIKMEEAILIERVVMLVLSAVSFAPNSYASKSLTSVPNYNISTDISSNSNVSNIYNNFNTSLNNNINATINIAKQHNLPFYVGNLTTKIKSSFNAFLAIENILGNTSLYNDFSWGIEHIFTDNITFAEFSITFINGKNETMYTWQANESKPFILELSVKILPVNPIETTMTTYNWSGYEVYDLDNEVTAVCSPITVPKMQLANLSQQWGSCGGDATGAWVGISNKAGGFVQLAQTGYSNVVYPSNDFIPYALFYAVIDNKTVLTNSYYPNVPRAGIGYTFSFTVTNNGKSYTFTALNLSNTAQSYTVTYTPKTIDKTYYSEFIVEAPYSPTLSWSYPQLRLPEFSSPIDFTYPELYTTTWYYVGSFYPQYWNEYFLNQTKNPNYPYNIDIFNSWNTNTYAYDMTWNDSLFSLYSLS